One Anaeromicrobium sediminis genomic window, AATAGTTAAACTTCCACCCTCTTCTATATTTCTAGCAGCTCCAAAGAATCTCTTTGGCTTATGTAGTGCTCCTGGATCTAAACCTCCAGATAGAGTTCTTCCCGTTGGAGGAATAGTCAAGTTATAGGCCCTAGCAAGTCTTGTAATACTATCCAATAATATTACTACATCTTTTCCCTGTTCCACTAGACGCTTGGCTCTATTTAAAACCATTTCAGCAACTTTAATATGATGACTAGGAAGTTCATCAAAGGTAGAATATATTACATCTCCCTTAATGGACCTTTGCATATCAGTAACTTCTTCCGGTCTTTCATCTATAAGAAGAACTATAATCTCTATATCTTCATAGTTTTTTGCAATATTATTAGCAATTTTTTTAAGTAAAATAGTTTTACCAGCCTTAGGTGGTGCTACTATAAGACCTCTCTGGCCTTTTCCTATGGGAGCTATTAAATCTATTAATCTTGTAGCTAAGTCTGTTTGAGAATATTCAAGGGTAATTTTTTCATCTGGATAAATAGGAGTAAGATTATCGAAATTTGGTCTCTTAACTGCCACATCTGGCGAGTCGCCATTTACTTTTTGAACATAAAGAAGAGCTCTAAATTTTTCAGCACTTTTTGGTGGGCGAGTAATTCCTGACACTTTATCTCCAGTTTTCAGGTTAAATCGTCTTATTTGAGAAGGAGATACATATACATCTTGTTCACTAGTTAGGAAGTTATCAAATCTTAAAAATCCAAATCCACCTTCTGTTATTTCAAGTACACCCTCCACATGGTTTACTTCCTTACTATTGTCTATTTCATTGTTAATTTTATCTGGGAGTGTTTTTCTATCCATATTTATAATTTTCTTAGGGGGTTGTGATTTTCTAGTTTGTGTATTTGTTCCGTCTGACCTTGTAGATTGTATTTTCTCAGATTTCATTTCTTTTAACTTAATGTTTTCATTCTCTTCCACTTTTACTTTACTATCCTCTATTGTTGTTTCTTCCTTACTATATTTTTTAATTTCCTCTATTAATTCTTTTTTCTTAAATTTACTTATCCCCTTTATGTCTAATTTCTTAGCCATGGTTCTAAGCTCATCTAGTTTCTTATTTTCTATATTATCTATTGGCAAATTTGCACCTCCGAAATCTCCCATAGATATAGGATTGCCATGTATGAACATAGTTTATACACATAGGCTAAAAGTTTAGAGTTGGAGTTTAGGTTTTAAAATATCTTAAACCTAAACTCTCAAACCTTAACTTTTATATCCTATATCTATTCATTTTTTGTATAGCATGGTTTTTTATCTAATCTGTGTATACTCTCTATAAATCTTACAGTTCCTGTCTCTGCTCTCATTACTACAGAGTGAGTTTTTGCTGTATTGTTACTACCATAAGTTATGCCTCTTAACAATTCCCCATCAGATATGCCCGTAGCTGCAAAGTACACTTGATTACCCTTTACCAAGTCTTCCATGTACATAACTTTATCAACCTCTACATTCATACTTTTACATCTTACTATTTCTTCTTCTTCATAGGCAACAAGTTTTCCTTGAAATTCGCCTCCAAGACATTTTAGAGCAGCAGCTGCTATTACCCCTTCTGGTGCTCCTCCTATTCCCAACATAATGTCTACACCAGTCTCTTCGAAACATGTAGCTATGGCTGCAGCCACATCCCCTTCCTGAAATAATTTGATCCTAACACCTAATTCTCTACACTCTTTAATTATACCTTCATGTCTTTCTCTATCCAACATGGAGACAGTTAAATCTTCAATATTCTTATTTAAAGCTTTTGCTACGTTTATTATATTATATTTTACTGATTCATTTAAATCAATAGCTCCTTTTGCTTTTGGCCCTACTGCTATTTTATCCATATACATATCTGGTGCATTAAGTAGATGCCCCCTCGGTGCTATTGCCACTACAGATACGGCATTTGGAAGACCTTTAGCCACACAGCTAGTTCCATCTACCGGATCTACTGCTATATCCACTTCAAGACTGTTTTCATTCTGCTTTCCTATTCTTTCTCCTATATATAACATGGGAGCTTCATCCATCTCCCCTTCTCCTATTACTACTACTCCATTAATATTTAATGTATCTAACATGGCTCTCATGCCATCTACAGCAGCTTGGTCTGCTATATTTTTATCTCCACGTCCAAGATACTTTGCTGACTCTAATGACGCAGCCTCTGTTACTCTCGCTAAGTTTAATGCCAAATTTCTATCCATTTTTAGTTCCCCCTGTTTATTGATTAGTTGTTAAAAAAGGCTAGAATACTAAAATAAAACTTGTTTATTTTATAACATTCTAACCTATATATTCTAATTATTTATGTTTATTTAAAACATCTATTAATATTTCATTTTTATCTAATTTATGTTGTGCATCTACAAATCTTATAGTACCTGTACTTCCTCTCATTACTACAGATTGAGTAGTTGCCCTATTGTCTTCTAAATATCTTACACCTTGCAGGAATTCTCCATCAGATACTCCAGTAGCTGCAAAAAATACGTCATCACTACTTACTAAATCATCAAGACCAAGTACAGTCTTTCTCTTTTCTTCAGTCCAACCTAGTTCTTCGCATCTTTCAAATCCTTCTTCATATATAGGTGCAATTATTCCTTGCATATCTCCACCTAAACATTTTATGGCAGCAGCAGCAAGTACCCCTTCTGGAGCTCCACCGGTTCCCATGAATATGTCTATTCCTGTGTCTTCAAAGCATGTGGCTATGGCAGCAGATACATCACCATCACTAAATAATTTTATTCTACAACCAAGACGTCTTGCTTCTTTTATAATATCTTCATGTCTTTCCCTATCTTGTATAATCATAGTTAGGTCTCTAATATTCTTTTTACAAGCATCAGCTACTCTTATTAAATTATTTTCAACTGTATCTTTTATATCTATACAGCCCTTAGCTTTAGGTCCTACTGCAATTTTTTTCATATATGTATCAGGTGCATGAAGTAATGTTCCCTTAGGTCCCATGGCCATTACGGCTATAGCATTAGGTAATCCTTTAGCTATAAGATTAGTTCCCTCAAGAGGGTCTACAGCTATATCTACTTCTGGGTCATCCACATTATACATACCTATTTTTTCGCCGATGTATAGCATTGGTGCTTCATCTAATTCACCTTCACCAATTACCACTTCACCTCTTATTTTAATAGTAGCAAAAGTTTGTCTCATACCATCTACAGCCGCTTGATCTGCTGCTATCTTGTCTCCTCGACCCATATATCTACCACAAGCTAGGGCGGCCGTTTCTGTAACTCTCACTAATTCTAATGCTAAATTTCTATCCATTTGTTACCCTCCCGATTTCTTCGTTTAAATAAATCAGTTATATTATAGCATATTTAAGTTTTTTTGTATGTGTTATTTCAAACTTTACTTTATGTTCTTTATTTTATAGTTCGGAAATCAGGAGTTGAATAGGTTACTTAACTCCTGCATCCTTTTTAAATCTCTCAATTCCCTTATCAGTCATTGGGTGATGTAACATCTTCTCAAGAACGTTATATGGTACAGTAGATATATGTGCTCCTCTCATTGCACAATCTGTTACATGCATAGTGTGACGAATACTAGCAGCTATAATCTCTGTGTTGATTCCATGCATGTCAAATATTTCTACTATCTCTTCTATTATATTAAGACCAGAATTACCTAAATCATCCATTCTTCCCACAAAAGGGCTCACATATGTGGCACCAGCCTTTGCAGCAAGTAGGGCTTGATTTGCAGAAAATACTAATGTAACGTTAGTATTTATCCCTTTCTTGCTTAATATACTAACGGCCTTTAACCCTTCCTTAGTCATAGGAATTTTTATAACAATATTTTTATGTATTTTAGCTAATACCTCTGCTTCTTCCACCATCTGTTCACTCATATCGCCCATTACTTCTGCACTTATGGGTCCATCTACTATAGATACAATTTCTTCTACCACATCAGATAGGCTTCTTCCCTCTTTAGCTATAAGACTAGGGTTGGTAGTTACTCCACAGATAACACCCCAAGATGCTACCTCTTTTATTTCCTCTATATTAGCTGTATCAATGAATAATTTCACAGAAATTCCTCCTTTTTCACATTATTATTTACTATTTTACCCTATTATATAATAGCATATATTTTCAGATAATTTAATAGTATTAGGATAAATGATTACGAGTCATTTACAATAACAAAAGACTCCGAATAACATTATTCAGAGTCTTTATAATTACTTCTTTAGTCCTAATATTTCTCTTGCTTCGTCTGGAGTAGCTACTGGTCTACCTAATTCGTTAGCTAGTCTAACTACCCTTTCTACTAATTGTGCATTAGATTTAGCAAGTTCACCTTTTTTGTAATATACATTGTCTTCAAATCCTACTCTTACGTGTCCTCCTAAAAGGATTCCCATAGTAGACATTGTAAGTTGAGTTCTTCCAATTCCTGCTACCGTCCAAGTAGAATCAGCTGGTATACATCTTACCATATGCATTAAATCTTCTGGAGTTCCTGGACAAGCTCCAGGGATACCTAATACAAAGTCAAAGTGAATAGGAGTCTTTAATAACCCTTTTTTAGCTAGTCTTAAAGCATTATCAATCATTCCTCTTTCGAATACTTCGATTTCTGGCTTTACTCCATTTTCCAGCATTTTAGCTGCAAACTTTTCCATGTACTCTTCAGAGTTCATAAATACATCTGGTCCAAAGTTACAAGTTCCAGCACTTAATGTAGCCATTTCAGGCTTTAAGTCTACTGGTTGTAATCTTTCGTCTGCACTATGCCATACAGCTCCTCCTGTAGATGGTTGAACTATAATGTTACATTTAGCTTCAATCTTTTCTTTGATTTCCTTATACACTTCAAAATCTTGAGTAGGATTTCCATCCTTATCTCTAGCATGAACGTGTACAATACTTGCTCCTGCCTTATAGCATTCATATGCCGCTTCTGCTATTTCATCTGGAGTTATAGGAAGGTTAGGTTGTTGTTCTTTAGTAACTTCCGCTCCAACCATAGCTGCTGTTATAATTAATTTTTCCATAAGATGTTCCTCCTCATCTAAAATTACTTATTAGTTCTTTGCTTATCCTTAGGTGTTACACAAGTTCCGATAGCTTCACATACAATAACTGGCTCTTCTAATACGTCACAAGCTGAGTCATTAATGTCTGGTCTTGGTACAATTACCTTTCTAGCAACAAACTTCATTTTTCTAGATGAGTTTCCTAATTTAATTATTTCCCCTTCAGCTTCAATGTAGTCTCCAGCGAATACAGGTGCCTTAAATTCTACTTTTTCGTATCCAGCAAATAAACCTTCATCTCCGTCTTGTCTGATTAAAAGCTCAGTTGCCACGTCTCCGAATAATTGAAGCATTCTAGCTCCATCTACTAAATTTCCACCATAGTGTGCATCGTGACTGCTCATTCTCATTCTAATTAACGCTTTTTCCATTTTAAATTCCTCCTATATTACCCGAGGAATTAAATCATAACATATGCCCAGATTTATTATATCACAGGTTTTTGAATAATTCTAAGATTATTTATAGATATATAAACAACATTTAAATTTAAAATATGTAGACCTACTTAGGGCTCAATACATTTAATTTTTAATCTACATTAAAAAATTTGTTTTAGAGTTAAGGGTTCAGTATTAAGAGTTTTATTCCTAACCCCTTAACCAGATTAATATTAAATTGAATATTTATAAAGTAGTTATTTATGAAACATAAGTATATTTACCATAAGTATATTTACCATTCCCCTGTAAATATACACTATATATAACTAAATATTTTCATTTAAAACTACTGTTCTTTCTTGAATTAATTTCATTAAAGAAAATAATTGTTCCGTTTCCTCATCATAATCATCCATGAATGTTTTAATCCAAATGGAATACTTTTCTACTAGGTCCTCTACAAACTTTCTTCCATTAGTAGTAAGTACAGCCCTTATCTTTCTTCTATCCTGAAGGTCTCTTACCCTTTCTACTAATCCATCCTTTTCTAATCTGTCTATAAGACCTGTCATATTAGCCTTGGTTACTACCATTTTTTCACCTATTTCAGAAAGCATCATTCCCTCTTCAGGCCCTTTGCTAAGAATAACTAATACATTAAATTTTGTATTAGTAGTGCCATACTTTTCAAAAAAATTACTATGAACGTATTCTAGCATGTCTGTAGTTTTCTTTATTTCTAATACAACTTTAGTAGATCTCAATTGGGCCCACTTATAATGTTCTAACAATTTTTGTAATTTTTCCATAAACTCACCTCGCAATTATTTATTATATATAAATTCTGATCATATTTAAAGTAGTTCTCGTTTATAGTATTAGTACATACATAATATAATCTTTACTATGTAATTTAAGTCACTTTTCTTCGCTGTATTAAAAAATAGGGGCAAGAAGCCCCTAGCCTTTAATTACTACCTAATATTAGTATTTTCTGTGCTATAAATAAATCGTCATCATAATATCCATCTATAAACACATTGTCATCTTCATCTACTGTACTTATACGACTACTCTTATCTCCATCTTCATCTATTATTGTAGTTTCATCTGTCACAACTATGGAGATTTTATCATATTCATTTTCTTTGTCTTTATAGTACTTTACACTTAATCTATCATAGTCCTTATATACTTTAGTCACTTCTCCTGTTATGCTTTCATTTTGGTATCCTTCTTCTGCTTCTATCTCAGTTACTTCTCCATTTTCAATCTCTATTTCCACATAATAATTTAACTTTAAATCTCCAAAGTCTTTATCTTCTCTGTCTATTTCCACATCAACATTTTCTGCTACTTCATAGGTTTTTAACTCTTTATCCTTTTTTTGTATGGTTATTTTAGAAGGACTTCCTATAATTAATTCCTTAATTATGCCTTCATCATCACCATCTTCTTTAATACTAGTAGCCTCTATATCTTCTATCTTATTTTTGTAAATTTCAACAGTTACTATATCACCTTTTTTAAGTTCATCTAAATCAGCATCGTCGTCATCTCTTTCAATATCTGCGTCATCATCTATTTCGTATTCTAAGATATCTCCCGTATTTATTTTAAATTTAAGAACTGGATATTCCTTAAATTGAACTTCAGATACTAATATACCATCCATTTCTACTTTCTTACCAGAACCTATAAGATCTATTTTTTCTATTTTACTTCCCTTATATTCTATATATACATATTCATTTTCTTTTATTTTTCCTACAGATACTTTATTGTTTCCTATATAAATATCCGTATCTTCATAAATTTTAAATTCCTTTTTAATTACTAAATTATTTCTATCTCTAGTTACTAATTTATAATAGGCCCCCTCATCTTCAATGGACTCTACTTTTCCTTCATATTCTATAAGCCCATTTACAACTTCTATCTTTTTAAGAGTACTACCTTCAAATTCTAAAGTTACTTCATCTTCTGATTTTAAATCATCTAAATCAATTTCTTTACCATTTTTATATATTTTAGCCTTTTTAGTATCATATACTTGTTCAGTACCCTTGTCATTTGATACCACAACTCTATCTATATCTTCTGCCACATATATGACTTTCTTGATATCTTTCTCTTCTTCTTTTACTTCTTCCTTATCTGTATTTTCTTCATTATCAGTAGAAGTATTATTACTTGTATCCTTTATCATAACGTCATATGTATTTGAACACATGGTAGCCATTACAGCTCTAGTAACATTTGAGTTAGGATTAAATTTATTTTGACTATCTCCCTTAACAATACCTTCACGAACTAATAAGTCCACATAAGGTACTGCTGCAGACTTAATAGTTTCTGCATCTACAAAATTATATATTTTAGTTGGAAAGGCTTGTGTTTTCTTGTTTAAAGCCTTACCAATAAATATGGCTATATCCTGTTTTTTAGCTGGTACTTGCTGTCCACTTTTAGTGAATGCTAGTAAATCACCATTCATAAGTATTCCCTTTTTAAGACTATATCCTACAGCTTCATGAGCCCATGTAGGTATACCTGAGCTACTTAAAAGGGCTTTTGTATCTGATATATTTACAGATTTATCCAAGTGGTTAGTTTCTCTTAAAAGATTATATATCATTTGTATTGATTCTACATAGGTTACATTGTCTTCTGGTCTAAACTTTATTTTTAAAGTAGCGTTATCTACCTCACCTTTTATTATATTCTTTGATGCCATATTGGCTATGTAAGGTTTAGCCCAATGGCCATCTGGTACATCTGAAAATTTAATTTCTGCAAATCCTGTCATCATGCTCATACACAGTATAAACACTCCTATAAGAATTCCAATTGTTTTTTTCACTATCTGCTCCTCCTTTTTACCTACTTGTTTTTCGCCCATACTTTTAACATATATATATTCGATATGTATTTACAAAATCCTTTTAATTTTGAGTAGTTATTGTATTTTTTCTTTATATTCTACAACATCGTGACTTTATAACTATAGAATACTGTTATATAAGTTATAATCTAGTGTATAAATATAAAATGACAAGGGTTTTATCCCTTGCCATTCTTATCTATTATTGTATCCATGGTTTTAGATATACATCTACTGTTTTATTATATGTTCTTACAGTTTCATTTAATGCATTTTTAGTGTTCTCCAATTGGAATTCTGCTTTTTTCACATCTAGTGGTATAGCTAATCCTAATGCCTCATTTAGTTGAGCTAAATCATAATCATCTTTAGCTTTCTCATATGCAATAGTATCACTTTCATATTTGTCTTCTAATGTTTTTATGCTAGTATTTAGTTTTCTTAAGGATTCTTCATACTTTTCCTTCGTATCTCTTAAATCTATTTTTGAAGTCTGCACATCAATTTTAGTGGCTTCATAGTTTTTACCTACATTAAATACAAACAATTTTACTCCAAGTTCACCTAACTCAATTTGTTGTTCTAATGCCCAAATATCAGGGCTACTCTCGATGGCTTTTATAATATGTGTTTCCACATTCATTTCATAAGTATCTAACTCTTTCATAACTACATTTTTATCTAATTCATATCTTTCTTCTGGATTTAATCCTACAAGATAGTTTAATGCCTCATAGGCAGTCTGCTCATTTTTCTTTGCCATTTCATAAGTCTTTTGTGCTTCTTTATAATTTCTCTCAGCCTTATTCTTTTCATATTCACTTGCCATACCATTTTCAAATTTTATTATAGTTTGATCCATAGTATCTTTAGATACATCTAGGCTTACTTTAGATAATTCCTTATCTTCCATTGTCTTTAGTAAATCATAGTATAATCCTTTTAATTGGTATTGAATTTTTTCCTTTGTGGTATCTAAATCTCTTTCAGCCTTAGCCTTTGCAAATTCTTGACTTCTAAAATTGGTATATGCTTGATTTTTTGCTGTGTTTGTTCCTCCGCCTTCCTGAAGAGCATCATCAGCAGGATTTTTAGGTACACTTTTCACATCATCCCTGGCATCATCTACTAATTCTTCAGCCTTTTCTATACTTAAATCTGCCTTATCTAAAGTTTTACTATTATCATAAGCTTTTTCTAATAACATATTATAATCATAATCATATGTTATAACTACCTCTTCTTTTTCAGCTTGAAATACTAGACTTCCATCCTTGTACTCGTACTCTGCTCCCACTTGGTCTGCTATGTATTTGATAGGGAACATTGGAATTAAGTCTTTATATTCTGGAGCCACGTCCATAATAATTTTACCTTCATTAGTGCTCATGGTAGTATTACCCATGGTCATTTGAATTATTTTATTTCCACTGTATATGGTTAAAGTATCTGAGTATTTATCCCAATTTACATCTTCAGTTTTAAGATTTAATGCTTCCCCTAGGTATTCTACTGGTACCATCATTCTTCCGTTTTTATTATATATTTCTTGAGAAATATTTTTAGATTCCTCACCTACCTGATAAAACAAACTTCCCGGTGTAAATTTAATCTCCACACTCTCTGCAAATACAGGTATTATGGACGTTGCTGCCATAAGTAGGGCCAGTGCCATATATTTTATTTTCTTCATATATATTCATCTCCTTGATTTTACCTAGTTTTGTATGTATAAATTATAGCATAGGAGTCTATGTAAATGTCTTAACTTTTTATTAAGAAAACATTAAAAAAGGTTATTCGTTAATCGTTATTCGTTAGTGGTCTCACAGTAAACGAATAACCAATAACAAACAACCTCTCTTTAATAAAAAAGAGATTGAGGGAACCCTCAATCTCTTTATATTTAAGCTATGCTTTCAATTACTTAATTGTAACTGTCTTAGTAGCTCCATCCCAACCGATTTCAGCGCCTAATGCTTTACCGATGAATGAAACTGGTAACATAGTTCTTCCAGACTTGATTTCTGCTGCAGTATCCATCTTAATTGGAGTTCCGTTTACTAATAATACGTCACTGTCAATTACTACCTTAGCAATTCTGTCACCCTTCATGATTGTAACAGATCTTTCTTCTCCGTTCCAGATTACGTTAGAAGTTGGTACTCCTACTGCTTCTGCAACATACTTAAGTGATAACATAGTTCTTCCATCTTTGATGTATGGAGCAACATCTGCAACCTTAACTTCTTCTCCTACCATGTACTCAGTAGATCCGATTACGAACTTAGCTTCATCAGCAGCCATAACGTCATCATCTGCTGGAGTGATTACGTTAGCAACTTCTAAAGTAACATACTCATCATTTGAGAAGAATCCATACTCATCTAAAGCGTCAGACTTCTTGTCAACACCATCTAAGATTTCTGGTCTATCTTCTTCTTCTTTGATGTATCCATTTCTAACTATAGCATCACCTTTAACTTCTACTTCAATAGAACCTTCAGCGATAGCTCTATCTGCAGTAACTTCAGCGTCAGTAATTTCGATTACAGAAGCTTCATCACTTTCTTCATCAACTGTGATAGTTAAGATATTGTCATCAACATCGATATCATCTTCGTTGATTTCTAAATCACCTTTAACAACCTTAACTTCTGGTTCTCCATCCCACTCGATATCGTCATCTAATTCTACGATGATTTTTCCTTCTTTAATCATTTCTTCTGCAGTTTCAGAAATAGTAATCTTTCCTAATTCTTGCTTTCTAACTCCAGCCTTTAATTTAGCAATTTCTGCTTCAACTTTAACTGGCTGTAAAGCTTTACCTAATAATACTTTAAATTCTTCTTTATCTAAAGCTCTTCCAGTAACTTCAGCTTCGATGTCTCCAGTTTTTCCAGCTTCTACAGATACATAGAAAGTTAACTCTACAGATCTATCATCATCGTCACTGCTTAAAGCAAATTCGAATTCGTTGTTATCTACTGAAGCATCTTTTACGTAAGATTCAGAGTCTCCTTCAATCTTAACGTCCATGATCTTAACCCACTCAGGTAATTTAACAGTTACTTCTTTATCTGCATCCCAAGTTCCTTCAACGTCTTCTTCGATGATTAATTTTACTAATTCATGATCTTCAGAATCGTTGCTTACGCTTGTTCCTTCTAAAGAATTATCTTTACTTACTTCTTCATAGAATCCGTTGTAGATTTCAGTTGGATCATCGTCAGCCTCAACTGTCATAGCCCACTCTGAATAAGTTCCCATTTCTAACTTAGTAGTGTCTATTTCATCTACGTTAGATCTTACTGTTACATAAACTTTTCCTTCATCAGCATCGTTAGTAGCTTTAGCTTTGAATCCGTTAAACTCTAAAGTTCCAACACCTTTGCTGTAGCTTTCTAAAGTAATGTGCTTATAATCATCACCAGCTTCATCAGCATCAAAGAAAATCTTTAATGATTCGTCATCTAACTTAGCATTTTCAGAAGTAATATCTATAGTTGAACTTAAGAAATCTCCAGATAATGTACCATAGTATTTAACGTCATCCTCTTCCTTTAATGTAGTGAAAGTGAAGTCTTTAGTTAATTCTAATTCGATGTATTCTACATCTTCAACTTCTAAAGAACCTTCTGCAGTTTCTTCGATTTCGATAGTCTCAATATCTCCAACATTAGAGAAATCGTTAGTGTCATCGATAGTTATTGTAGTATCTCCAGAACCACCATTAGCAAAAGTTACATCTGACTCAGTTAAAGAATTGCTCTTAGAATCTACATTTACAACAGCAGCTCCGTCACCTTGTAATTCAGTATACATAGGAACTCTTACTTCAACTTCATCTCCAACATTTTTAACTTGAATTTCTAACTTAGTATCAGATTTCTTATCAACGTCTAC contains:
- a CDS encoding copper amine oxidase N-terminal domain-containing protein encodes the protein MKKRAALLAMAAMLALTPVAAFASSANNVTKTVDVKDDAELHKNPPVLKIENDGNDWDSEGETIILKLDNAEWLGDVEVEYYKDKSVTTKVYTAELDLVDVLKAGNEAGIIALIDDATELNGDYSAIEFDGGTGTLVDVDKKSDTKLEIQVKNVGDEVEVRVPMYTELQGDGAAVVNVDSKSNSLTESDVTFANGGSGDTTITIDDTNDFSNVGDIETIEIEETAEGSLEVEDVEYIELELTKDFTFTTLKEEDDVKYYGTLSGDFLSSTIDITSENAKLDDESLKIFFDADEAGDDYKHITLESYSKGVGTLEFNGFKAKATNDADEGKVYVTVRSNVDEIDTTKLEMGTYSEWAMTVEADDDPTEIYNGFYEEVSKDNSLEGTSVSNDSEDHELVKLIIEEDVEGTWDADKEVTVKLPEWVKIMDVKIEGDSESYVKDASVDNNEFEFALSSDDDDRSVELTFYVSVEAGKTGDIEAEVTGRALDKEEFKVLLGKALQPVKVEAEIAKLKAGVRKQELGKITISETAEEMIKEGKIIVELDDDIEWDGEPEVKVVKGDLEINEDDIDVDDNILTITVDEESDEASVIEITDAEVTADRAIAEGSIEVEVKGDAIVRNGYIKEEEDRPEILDGVDKKSDALDEYGFFSNDEYVTLEVANVITPADDDVMAADEAKFVIGSTEYMVGEEVKVADVAPYIKDGRTMLSLKYVAEAVGVPTSNVIWNGEERSVTIMKGDRIAKVVIDSDVLLVNGTPIKMDTAAEIKSGRTMLPVSFIGKALGAEIGWDGATKTVTIK